The Rothia sp. SD9660Na DNA segment CGACTGGAACCTCGTACACCGCCTACAGGGCTCCAGCGACATACCCCTCAACGACACCGGCCGCGCCCAGGCGCTTACCGCCGCCCACAACGTGCTCGAATACGCCAAGACTCAAGCGGACACCCACCCCGGCTTCACCTGGTATGGCGTCGTCACCTCCCCCCTATCCCGCGCCGCAGAAACCGGTGCCATCATCGCCGACGAGCTGGGCCTACCCGTCCTCGGCTCCTACCCTGGTCTAGCAGAACGCTCCTTCAAAGACCTCGAAGGCGTACAGAATAACCCCGCCCTCTGGGAGACGGTAGAAAACGAAACCGCAGACATCGAACCCCTGGCCGACTTCCTCGCCCGCGTTGAAGACGCCCTCGACCAGGTTGAAGCCGACTACCCCGGTCAGAACCTGATTATCGTGGTGCACGGCATGCTGATTTCCCGCCTGCAAACCGCCCGTACCGGCCAGAAAGTGCTGGTGCCCCACAACGGTGAGGTGGTGCCCTTGGCACCTGCCCGCCGGGTGTCCTCCATCATGCTGATTCGCCACGGCCAGACCGACTGGAACAAGGCCCACCTCATGCAGGGCTCCAGCGATATTCCTCTCAACGATACCGGTCGCGCCCAAGCCCACGAGACCGCAGCCTCTCTTAAGGCTAGGGGTTTTGAGTTCGACGTGGTGGTGTCGTCCCCGCTTTCCCGTGCCTACGAGACCGCAGAAATTATCGGTGCCGCCTTCGGTTTGACCGTCGACCGCACCTACGACGACCTGGTCGAACGCGGCTATGGCGAAGCCGAGGGGCTCGACATTTCAGCCGAGGCTCGCAAGGAACCAGATGCCTACTACAGCGGCGTTGAAAGCGAACGCTCCGTCTACCTGCGCGGCATCAAGGTGCTGCGCCAGATTGCCCGCGACTACCCGGGCCAGCGCGTCATCGCCGTCTCCCACGGCTCCCTGATCCGCCGTGCCCTCTCTGCCACCCACGGCCGCGAATTCGGCACCATTGCCAACGCCGAACCATTCGAGGTTGATCTGCCGGGCCTTGCCCACTGGCTAGAGGCTAAGGAACCCCTGCTGGTAGGTAAGCCCTAGTGGGGCGTATTTTCCTCTGGACTATCACCTGCCTGTACGTAGCTGCCGTCGCCTTCATCGTTCTCTGGCCCACCCACGTTGACTCCGGCGAGTCAGGTGAAACCCTAGCCCGGATACTTGCGGACGGCCACGCCCGCGGCTGGTTGCCAACCTGGTTTGGCTACGGGCAGGTGGAATGGCTGTCGAACGTGGTCATGTTTGTGCCCGGTGGTTTTCTCTTCACCTGGCTGCTACGCCCGGCCCGCACCTGGCTCGTACCCCTGGGCGGTCTGGCCTGTACCCTGGCTATCGAAACCACCCAGCATTTCATGCCCGGGCGCACCAGCTCGCCCCTGGACGTCCTCGCCAACACCCTCGGGTGTGCTATCGGTTGGGTTTTGGCACTGGCCCTAGTGAAGTTGACCGAAAAACCCAACCAAAACACCGAAATGCACCCGTAACCGTGGGTTTTACATTGACGTGCCCACAGAAACCCACATAAAATCAACTGTAGATAGGGTCACCCGACCCACCTTCCAGTTGTATAAGGTGATAAACACATGTTCGCTGAAGAACGACGTGCCGAAATAGCGAAGCTCGTGGCTTCTGCACGCCGTGTCAACGGCGCAGACCTGGCTAGACGCTACGAAGTCACGATGGAAACCGTCCGCCGTGACCTAGCAGCTCTCGAAGCTGACGGTAAGCTGCGCCGTGTGCATGGCGGTGCCGTAACCGTAGAGCAATCGACCTCTGTAGAGTCGTCCATTGCTCTGCGTCAAAACATGAACACCCCCGAAAAGCAGAAAATCGCTCTGCGTGCCTACGAGCTGCTGCGCGATTCGGACGCCGGTGCGGTAGTTCTTGACGCCGGTACCACCATCGAAATCCTCGCCGATCGTATCGCCGCCGCTGATTTTTCCCTCAAGTCAGGTGCCGACCGCCTCATCATCACCCACGCCCTTCACATCGCCGTGAAACTGGCAGAAGCCGATGGCGTAGTGCTCGATATGGTGGGCGGCCAGCTCCGCAAAATGACCTGGGCCGCCGTTGGCACCCGGGCCGCCGCCCACTTCGAAACCATCCGCCCCGACATCGCCTTTATCGGCGTGAACGGCCTGGACGCCGAATTTGGGCTCTCCACCCCCGGTCTCAACGAAGCTATCGTTAAGACCGCCATCGTCAAGTCAGCCCGCCGCGTGGTGCTCCTATGCGACTCCGCCAAGTTCGGCCAGGAGTCCCTGGTGCGTTTTGCCGGGCTTGAAGACATCGATACTCTCATTACCGATAAAGCGCCCGAGGGTGACCTCGCTGCAGCGCTTGAAGAATCCAACGTAGAGGTACTTATCGCATGATCGTGACCCTAACTGCCAACCCCAGCATGGACCGTACCGTGGAGCTCAACCACGAAATCAAGCGCGGTGCCGTTCAGCGTGCCGTCGCAGCGGCCTCAGATCCCGGTGGCAAGGGCGTCAACATTGCCCGTGCCCTCAACATCTCCGGCTTCGAAACCGTAGCGGTGCTGCCCGGCGACAACGAAGACCCCGTGCTGGCCAGCCTCAAAGAGGCCGAGGTGCCCTTCGTCAACATGCCTATCGGCGCTCCGATCCGCTCGAACATCACCGTTGTTGAGCCCGACGGCACCACCACCAAAATCAACGCCCCCGGCGAGCCCCTGAACGATGTGGCCCAGCAGCAGCTGACCCGCCTCATGATCAAGGAAACCATCGAGGCCTCCTGGCTGGTGCTGGCAGGTTCCCTGCCCGCTGGCGTCCCCTCCGACTACTACGCCGTTGTGGGCCGCTCAATCCGCGAGTCCCTGGGCGAGAAGGCCCCCCGCATCGCCGTCGATACCTCCGGTGCCGCCCTACGCGACGCCCTGGTCGGTCTGGATGGCATGCCCAACCTCATCAAGCCCAACTCCGAAGAGCTGGCTGAGTTAGTGGGCAAGATCGAGATGGCGGACGAGCTTGAAGCCAGCCCCGAACTCACTGCAGCTACCGCTAAGGAACTGGTTGACCGCGGTGTCGAAATGGTCCTTGCCACCCTGGGCGGGGGAGGAGCCGTGCTGGTCACCGCAGAAGGCGCCTGGCACGCCGTCCACGCCCCCATCAAGGTACGCTCTACCGTGGGCGCAGGCGACTGCTCCCTGGCCGGCTTCCTGATCGCCCACGAGCAGGGCAAAACCCTGCCCGAATGCCTGGTGCAGGCGGTAGCCCACGGTTCAGCGGCGGCCTCCCTGCCCGGCACCCAGGTGCCCACCCTAGAATCAACCACGCCCGAAGCAGTCACCCTGCGTGAGCTGGCCCTCTAAACCCTAACCGAACCACATTCTTAAACCCCTAACAACACAATCCGAGGAGGAGCACATGTCTGCTCTTATCACTGCGGATCTCATCAGCCTCGATGAGAACCTTGGCGAGTCCCGCTTCGATGTCATCGAGCATCTAGCTGGTGCCGTCGTAGGTGCTGGCCGCGCTACCGACTTTGAGACCCTCTACGCCGCTGCGCGCGCCCGCGAGGAAAAGACCGATACCGGTATTCCCGGCGGTATCGCTATTCCCCACTGCCGCAGTGAAGCCGTCACCGAGCCCACCCTGGCTATGGCCCGCCCCAATCCCGCCGTTGACTTCGGCGCTAA contains these protein-coding regions:
- a CDS encoding histidine phosphatase family protein → MPSVLIRHGQTDWNLVHRLQGSSDIPLNDTGRAQALTAAHNVLEYAKTQADTHPGFTWYGVVTSPLSRAAETGAIIADELGLPVLGSYPGLAERSFKDLEGVQNNPALWETVENETADIEPLADFLARVEDALDQVEADYPGQNLIIVVHGMLISRLQTARTGQKVLVPHNGEVVPLAPARRVSSIMLIRHGQTDWNKAHLMQGSSDIPLNDTGRAQAHETAASLKARGFEFDVVVSSPLSRAYETAEIIGAAFGLTVDRTYDDLVERGYGEAEGLDISAEARKEPDAYYSGVESERSVYLRGIKVLRQIARDYPGQRVIAVSHGSLIRRALSATHGREFGTIANAEPFEVDLPGLAHWLEAKEPLLVGKP
- a CDS encoding VanZ family protein; its protein translation is MGRIFLWTITCLYVAAVAFIVLWPTHVDSGESGETLARILADGHARGWLPTWFGYGQVEWLSNVVMFVPGGFLFTWLLRPARTWLVPLGGLACTLAIETTQHFMPGRTSSPLDVLANTLGCAIGWVLALALVKLTEKPNQNTEMHP
- a CDS encoding DeoR/GlpR family DNA-binding transcription regulator, whose protein sequence is MFAEERRAEIAKLVASARRVNGADLARRYEVTMETVRRDLAALEADGKLRRVHGGAVTVEQSTSVESSIALRQNMNTPEKQKIALRAYELLRDSDAGAVVLDAGTTIEILADRIAAADFSLKSGADRLIITHALHIAVKLAEADGVVLDMVGGQLRKMTWAAVGTRAAAHFETIRPDIAFIGVNGLDAEFGLSTPGLNEAIVKTAIVKSARRVVLLCDSAKFGQESLVRFAGLEDIDTLITDKAPEGDLAAALEESNVEVLIA
- a CDS encoding 1-phosphofructokinase family hexose kinase; protein product: MIVTLTANPSMDRTVELNHEIKRGAVQRAVAAASDPGGKGVNIARALNISGFETVAVLPGDNEDPVLASLKEAEVPFVNMPIGAPIRSNITVVEPDGTTTKINAPGEPLNDVAQQQLTRLMIKETIEASWLVLAGSLPAGVPSDYYAVVGRSIRESLGEKAPRIAVDTSGAALRDALVGLDGMPNLIKPNSEELAELVGKIEMADELEASPELTAATAKELVDRGVEMVLATLGGGGAVLVTAEGAWHAVHAPIKVRSTVGAGDCSLAGFLIAHEQGKTLPECLVQAVAHGSAAASLPGTQVPTLESTTPEAVTLRELAL